The proteins below are encoded in one region of bacterium:
- a CDS encoding leucine-rich repeat domain-containing protein, giving the protein MKAKIILALLAGAVLALRLPAQSFASAGEQVQQTQAAAPAPSPAPIILAVDSIVIFADKNLEECVRSQDGIPKVGPIYASDMARLTSLKCESKNITSLKGLEYAVNLTELRLYNTKSIHDLSPLRHLIKLTFLDLRSCGADSVGPLRQLTNLQTLLLAGNKIAIIDSLALLTNLTKLELYDNLIDSVTALRGMTKLTYLTLHKNRITSLEGLQDKLSLATLSLHDNNLTEPRGGNVLNPLRSLTSLTELYLNDNAGISNLNPLDELTNLKILWLNNTAVRVIKPLEKLTKLTELWLKGCKIDSLIHLRDLVDLKKLDIASTNLRGHGELLQLYRLDKLNFLGLRGNSNITDGKAVFRLAQNLDSLECEEIDWEDCCGIDAFFTNLALLDSVQEALQRMYPGGSFACIDEKEITLLESLRLRRIDRDTEEDTLDGLEFATNLTHLELPGNEIVDLSPLDSLYNLKVLILDNNRIQKLGPLHQLDGLDSLSLAGNVIESIAALGTLTDLEYLRLRQNRIDSAIALGKLTRLRTLDLSHNRLKSSTGLGNKPQLDSLLLGNNHLAELTDLDNLPTLRYLTLNDDSLGHEDLLLLYDLKELRYLNLRGNQRLTSGKEMQKLADELPHLNCDTIIWDHCCGIEEYFVSFPLLEAVRATLSRAGDSTEHCINNDDIQRLDSLDASGLAITSLAGLEFAKNLAQLNLRRNDLRDSALAALSALPGLQTLDLGFNHLQRPEALRPMKQLYRLNLESNQIDTASALAELRQLRTLDLSHNQLRSSTGLGNKPQLDTLWLGNNQLTELTGLGNLPALRLLALNDNLLDHDDLPFLYHLDKLETLVLRGNSGISDGKAVFWLADSLDSLECEGIDWEGCCGVTAFFENDALLDSVKQALQRQYPGGSFECIDEKEITLLESLRLRHIDRDTEEDTLAGLEFAVNLTHLELPNNEIADLAPLDSLYDLKVLILDNNRIQHIEPLHQLENIDSLSLANNQIDALTALAGLTDLTGLDLRGNRLDTLDISGLYGLTNLRWLDLRENAGIQGCAGRSAIEILLDKVSNLSPDSVWWDGREARCKFRPPAITSIEIDPKHAYLCQDVHLVVTVVDADGDPVYLAIDWGDDQQETLGPKAAGSIFSPAHAYTGAGTFRVTAMARDETGMDSEKIESTTVIVRARPVAGVDYSEKTGLHFSDALTISLKSETPGAVIYFKLDGSDPSRRDSVYSGPLRFTPPANVLIKARAYLLPCDSSAVTEASYALFPLPKISPPADTIAGAGVPMTVVTTIQNDHDSLQHTLHYRVGGDSLYQSLSMIRGVDGAISDTIPGGAITSRGLEYFISTAYDSQLATYPEEEAAAKPKVMRVRTLALTSKWSTVDSVYQMISVPNQLQKMSAREVFREYFKKFPNYDKRDWRLLRWVDDDTPGDLDYAEYPNVDSLTPGLGFWLITKESQPAIAVGEAISLPTDTTFELALRKGWNQIGTPFDFAIDWREVKKPAGMEADTLWVYRCDNKDGDKSYYPLLDAHMKPWQAYFVKSEVDAVLKIPPHAATRPAQKSIGPLAAARALQPGEWLLRLSASAGNHVDPDNYAGCLSTAAEGRDAHDFSEPPLLPGFVALSFLPDERQQDAQRYAGDFRPPSVNGKAFDFAVSNARRDVPIMLRLEEAWNLPQDWQAMLHDVSTERTVVLSSGGEYIFYLQGSQPHRFKLAVGADDFLRNQDPGFAPLPSRPELSQNFPNPFNPATTVRYSLPTAEFVRVNVYDGTGRLVRTLAEGWRSAGHYTAKWDGRDAAGGRLASGVYFIRMEAGAVVVRRKVLLAK; this is encoded by the coding sequence CAGAGCTTCGCGAGCGCGGGGGAGCAAGTTCAGCAAACCCAGGCGGCAGCTCCCGCGCCGTCGCCTGCCCCCATCATTCTGGCCGTCGACAGCATCGTTATCTTCGCCGACAAAAATCTCGAAGAATGTGTTAGGAGCCAGGACGGTATTCCCAAAGTGGGCCCGATTTACGCAAGCGACATGGCGAGGCTCACGAGCTTGAAGTGTGAATCCAAGAATATCACAAGCCTGAAGGGTTTGGAATACGCCGTCAATCTTACGGAGCTCCGGCTGTACAACACCAAGTCCATCCACGATCTTTCGCCGCTGCGCCACCTCATCAAACTCACTTTCCTGGATTTGCGCTCCTGCGGCGCAGACAGCGTGGGGCCACTCAGGCAGTTGACCAACCTGCAGACTTTGCTGCTCGCCGGCAACAAGATCGCAATAATCGATTCCCTGGCGTTACTGACCAACCTGACAAAGCTCGAGCTTTATGACAACCTAATCGACAGCGTCACCGCCCTCCGTGGCATGACAAAACTGACCTATCTGACACTCCACAAGAACCGAATTACTTCACTCGAGGGATTACAGGACAAGTTATCTTTGGCTACTCTGAGCCTTCATGACAACAATCTCACAGAACCACGTGGGGGCAATGTTCTCAATCCCCTGAGGTCACTAACGTCACTCACAGAGCTTTATCTCAACGATAATGCCGGTATCTCCAATCTCAATCCGCTGGATGAACTAACCAATTTGAAAATACTTTGGCTCAACAACACGGCAGTCAGAGTAATCAAGCCGCTGGAGAAATTGACCAAACTGACCGAGCTCTGGCTCAAAGGCTGCAAAATTGATTCACTCATTCATCTGCGCGATTTGGTGGATTTGAAGAAGCTGGACATTGCCAGCACCAATCTTCGTGGCCATGGCGAACTGCTTCAGCTTTATCGCTTGGATAAGCTCAACTTTCTTGGCTTGCGTGGGAACTCCAACATCACCGACGGCAAAGCTGTCTTCCGGCTCGCTCAGAATCTCGACAGTCTCGAATGCGAAGAAATCGACTGGGAGGACTGCTGCGGGATCGACGCATTTTTCACCAATCTAGCGCTGCTCGACTCGGTACAAGAAGCGCTTCAGCGCATGTATCCTGGCGGTTCGTTCGCGTGCATCGACGAAAAGGAGATCACACTCCTGGAATCTCTCCGCCTGAGACGCATCGACAGAGACACGGAGGAAGACACACTCGACGGCCTCGAATTCGCCACCAATCTTACCCATCTCGAGCTGCCGGGCAACGAGATTGTCGACCTCTCACCGCTGGACTCGCTGTACAACTTGAAAGTGTTGATCCTCGACAACAACAGAATCCAAAAGTTGGGACCATTGCACCAGCTCGACGGGCTTGATTCGCTTTCGCTGGCGGGGAATGTCATTGAGAGCATCGCTGCTCTCGGCACACTGACGGACCTGGAGTATCTGCGGTTGCGGCAAAACAGAATAGATTCCGCCATTGCGCTCGGAAAACTCACTCGCTTGCGCACGCTGGATTTGAGCCACAACCGGCTCAAATCCAGCACCGGTCTGGGCAACAAGCCACAGCTCGACAGCCTGCTGCTGGGAAACAATCACCTCGCTGAGTTGACTGATTTGGATAATTTGCCGACTTTGCGTTACCTGACGTTGAACGACGACAGTCTCGGTCACGAGGATCTCCTCCTCCTTTACGATCTGAAGGAGTTGCGCTATTTGAATCTCCGCGGTAACCAGCGCCTGACCAGCGGAAAGGAAATGCAAAAACTGGCTGATGAATTGCCACATCTGAATTGCGACACCATCATCTGGGATCATTGCTGCGGCATCGAGGAGTATTTCGTCTCCTTCCCCTTGCTGGAAGCAGTCAGAGCGACCTTGTCTCGCGCGGGCGACAGCACAGAGCACTGCATCAACAACGATGACATTCAGCGGCTGGACAGCCTCGATGCCAGCGGCCTCGCAATCACCAGCCTAGCCGGGCTGGAGTTTGCCAAAAACCTGGCGCAATTGAATCTCAGGCGGAACGACTTGCGCGACAGTGCGCTGGCGGCGTTGAGCGCCTTGCCCGGACTGCAAACCCTCGACCTGGGATTCAATCACTTGCAACGGCCCGAGGCGCTGCGGCCAATGAAACAGCTCTATCGCCTGAATTTGGAAAGCAATCAAATTGATACCGCTAGCGCGCTTGCGGAGCTAAGGCAATTGCGCACGCTGGATCTGAGCCACAACCAACTTAGATCCAGCACCGGTCTGGGCAACAAGCCACAGCTCGACACCCTGTGGCTGGGCAACAATCAGCTCACCGAGCTGACCGGCCTCGGCAACTTGCCAGCTCTGCGCCTTCTGGCGCTCAACGACAACCTTCTCGATCATGATGATCTCCCCTTTCTCTATCATCTCGACAAACTCGAGACGCTCGTGTTGCGCGGCAATTCCGGCATCAGTGATGGCAAGGCCGTCTTTTGGCTCGCCGACAGTCTCGACAGTCTCGAATGCGAAGGAATCGATTGGGAGGGCTGCTGCGGAGTCACCGCGTTTTTCGAGAATGACGCCCTGCTCGACTCGGTGAAACAGGCGCTGCAGCGCCAATATCCTGGTGGCTCGTTCGAGTGCATTGACGAAAAGGAGATCACACTCCTGGAATCTCTCCGCCTGAGACACATCGACAGAGACACGGAGGAAGACACCCTCGCCGGCCTCGAATTCGCCGTCAACCTCACGCATCTCGAACTGCCCAACAACGAAATTGCCGACCTCGCGCCGCTGGATTCGCTGTACGACTTGAAGGTGTTGATCCTCGACAACAACAGAATCCAACACATTGAGCCCCTGCACCAACTCGAAAACATCGACTCGCTTTCACTGGCGAATAATCAAATCGACGCTTTGACGGCCCTGGCGGGATTGACCGACTTGACCGGACTCGATCTGCGTGGCAACAGACTGGATACGCTTGATATCAGCGGCCTGTATGGTCTGACAAACTTGCGCTGGCTCGACCTGCGGGAAAATGCCGGCATTCAAGGCTGCGCTGGACGCAGCGCAATCGAAATTCTCCTTGACAAAGTGTCCAATCTTTCGCCGGACAGCGTTTGGTGGGACGGCAGGGAGGCGCGATGCAAGTTTCGCCCGCCTGCGATTACTTCCATCGAGATTGACCCGAAGCATGCGTATCTTTGTCAGGATGTCCATCTGGTAGTAACCGTGGTCGACGCTGATGGTGATCCGGTGTATCTGGCCATCGACTGGGGCGATGACCAGCAGGAGACCTTGGGGCCCAAGGCTGCCGGCTCGATTTTTTCACCGGCGCACGCCTACACTGGTGCCGGCACCTTTCGGGTGACGGCCATGGCGCGAGATGAAACTGGAATGGATTCTGAAAAAATCGAATCCACAACCGTCATCGTGCGCGCGCGCCCGGTCGCCGGCGTCGACTACAGCGAGAAAACGGGGTTGCATTTCTCCGACGCGCTGACAATCAGCCTGAAATCAGAGACGCCGGGAGCGGTGATATACTTCAAGCTCGACGGCAGCGATCCAAGCCGGCGTGATTCCGTTTATAGTGGGCCCTTGCGGTTCACTCCCCCCGCCAACGTGCTGATCAAGGCCAGGGCTTATCTTCTGCCGTGCGATTCCAGCGCGGTGACGGAGGCGAGCTATGCGCTTTTTCCGCTGCCGAAAATTTCTCCGCCAGCCGATACCATTGCCGGGGCGGGCGTGCCAATGACGGTTGTCACCACGATTCAAAATGATCATGACTCGCTGCAGCACACGCTGCACTATCGTGTTGGCGGTGATTCCCTCTATCAAAGCCTGTCCATGATCCGGGGAGTGGACGGCGCGATCTCCGACACGATTCCCGGCGGCGCCATTACCAGTCGTGGCCTGGAGTATTTCATCTCTACGGCATACGACAGCCAGTTGGCCACCTATCCTGAAGAGGAGGCGGCGGCCAAGCCGAAAGTCATGCGTGTGCGAACGCTGGCTCTGACGAGCAAATGGAGCACGGTCGATTCCGTTTATCAAATGATCTCGGTGCCGAATCAACTGCAAAAGATGTCGGCCAGGGAGGTTTTCAGGGAATACTTCAAAAAATTCCCGAATTATGACAAAAGGGACTGGCGCCTGCTGCGCTGGGTGGATGATGATACCCCCGGTGATCTCGACTATGCCGAGTATCCGAATGTCGACAGTCTAACGCCGGGCCTGGGATTCTGGCTTATTACGAAAGAGTCGCAACCGGCTATTGCCGTGGGCGAAGCCATCAGCCTTCCCACTGACACGACTTTCGAACTGGCGCTGCGCAAGGGCTGGAATCAAATCGGCACACCGTTCGACTTTGCGATCGACTGGCGAGAGGTCAAGAAGCCGGCAGGCATGGAGGCCGACACGCTTTGGGTCTATCGCTGCGATAATAAGGACGGAGATAAATCCTACTATCCTCTGCTCGATGCCCACATGAAGCCGTGGCAGGCCTACTTCGTAAAAAGCGAAGTTGATGCCGTACTCAAAATTCCGCCGCATGCGGCCACCAGGCCGGCGCAAAAATCAATTGGCCCGCTTGCGGCTGCGCGCGCTCTGCAACCAGGCGAGTGGCTGCTGCGTTTGTCCGCCAGCGCCGGCAATCATGTGGATCCCGACAACTATGCCGGTTGTCTGTCCACCGCGGCCGAGGGCAGGGATGCCCATGATTTCAGCGAGCCGCCCCTGCTGCCCGGTTTCGTTGCGCTTTCCTTCCTCCCTGACGAGCGGCAGCAAGACGCTCAACGCTACGCCGGTGATTTCCGCCCGCCGTCGGTCAACGGCAAGGCTTTCGATTTCGCAGTGAGCAACGCGCGCCGTGATGTGCCCATCATGCTTCGGTTGGAAGAGGCGTGGAATCTGCCGCAAGACTGGCAGGCCATGCTGCACGACGTGAGCACCGAGAGAACCGTCGTTCTGTCAAGCGGGGGCGAGTACATCTTCTATCTGCAAGGATCGCAACCGCACCGTTTCAAACTGGCGGTGGGAGCGGACGACTTTCTGCGGAACCAGGATCCCGGCTTTGCGCCTCTGCCGTCGCGGCCGGAGCTGTCGCAGAATTTTCCCAATCCCTTCAATCCCGCAACCACGGTGCGCTACAGTCTGCCAACCGCGGAATTCGTGCGAGTCAATGTCTATGATGGCACCGGCCGGCTGGTTCGAACGCTGGCGGAAGGCTGGCGCAGCGCCGGCCATTACACCGCAAAATGGGATGGCCGTGACGCTGCGGGCGGCCGGCTGGCCAGCGGCGTTTATTTCATTCGCATGGAAGCGGGCGCGGTGGTGGTGCGGCGCAAGGTGTTGCTGGCCAAGTAG
- a CDS encoding DJ-1/PfpI family protein, giving the protein MPKKILQLVGDFAEDYEVMVPFQALQMVGHTVHAVCPDKKAGDKIRTAIHDFEGDQTYSEKPGHNFTLNATFADLKAEDYDALLISGGRAPEYLRLNSRVLEIVRHFFETNKPVAAVCHGAQVLTAAGVVKGRKVSAYPAVGPEVKIAGAEYANIRIDDAVKDGNLVTAPAWPAHPAWLAKFLEVLGTRIEA; this is encoded by the coding sequence ATGCCAAAGAAAATCCTGCAGCTCGTCGGTGACTTTGCGGAAGACTACGAAGTCATGGTGCCGTTTCAGGCGCTGCAGATGGTCGGGCATACCGTGCACGCGGTCTGCCCCGACAAAAAGGCGGGCGACAAGATTCGCACCGCCATTCATGATTTCGAGGGCGATCAAACCTACAGCGAGAAGCCCGGCCACAACTTCACGCTCAACGCCACCTTTGCCGATCTCAAAGCGGAAGACTACGATGCCCTGCTCATCTCGGGCGGCCGCGCGCCGGAGTACCTCCGCCTCAACAGCCGCGTGCTGGAGATCGTGCGTCACTTCTTCGAGACGAACAAGCCGGTGGCGGCGGTTTGTCACGGCGCGCAGGTGCTCACGGCCGCGGGCGTGGTGAAGGGCCGCAAGGTCTCGGCCTATCCCGCGGTCGGTCCGGAAGTCAAAATCGCCGGCGCCGAATATGCCAACATTCGCATCGATGACGCGGTGAAAGACGGTAACCTGGTGACGGCGCCCGCCTGGCCGGCGCATCCCGCCTGGCTGGCCAAATTTCTCGAAGTGCTGGGCACCCGCATCGAAGCGTGA
- the pabB gene encoding aminodeoxychorismate synthase component I, whose amino-acid sequence MTTSSRLVTPHGEFRPKFIHWLAGRHDTVFLETTRRDTDNQHSFLFAAPQATVSCHELAQVETKLAEVEHALRQGHYAAGFLTYEAGYAFEERLPPAANVSLPLLWFGIYEQPLIYDHAQGEFTEGNELLPQILEQLPADDAGAAQFRLSGIQPNLTEHDYEHALTQIKERIAAGDTYQVNFTFKLKFTWPQAPAALYCRLRHNQRVSYSALVALRDHALLSFSPELFFRLADDRLTLKPMKGTARRGRTLAEDEEQRQWLQHSEKNRAENLMIVDLLRHDAGRLALTGSVAVPHFFEIERYETVQQATSNISAELRPGVTVPELLRCLFPSGSITGAPKLSTMQIIHALEREPRGIYTGSIGFFSPRRRAVFNVAIRTVSLDTRSGAGEMGIGSGIVWDSESEAEYRECLLKSRFLSEPGTDFQLIETLRWDPQEGWLLLDAHLKRLQDSAAYFDFRCDAGEIRRRLAAQPAICRREGIACRVRLTLAREGEITLTHAPLPPPVVPVAVRLASARTNSLDRFLFHKTTQRELYDRELERAVAAGFFEVIFQNEKGEVTEGARTNVLIKKGERYFTPPLACGVLPGIYRAHLLATQTLPLSEKVLPVDELRAADEILLCNSVRGVLPAKLGSQ is encoded by the coding sequence ATGACAACTTCATCACGCCTTGTGACGCCGCATGGCGAGTTTCGTCCGAAATTCATTCACTGGCTTGCCGGCCGGCATGACACCGTGTTTCTTGAAACGACGCGCCGGGACACGGACAATCAGCACAGCTTTCTCTTCGCTGCCCCGCAGGCAACAGTCTCTTGCCACGAGCTTGCGCAAGTGGAAACAAAACTCGCGGAGGTCGAGCACGCGCTGCGGCAAGGCCATTACGCCGCCGGCTTTCTGACCTATGAAGCCGGCTATGCCTTCGAGGAACGACTGCCGCCGGCGGCGAATGTTTCTCTGCCGCTGTTGTGGTTTGGCATTTATGAGCAACCACTCATTTATGATCATGCGCAGGGAGAATTCACTGAGGGGAATGAGCTGCTGCCGCAGATTCTCGAGCAATTGCCTGCGGATGATGCCGGTGCCGCCCAATTCCGGCTTTCCGGCATCCAACCCAACCTCACCGAGCATGACTACGAACATGCTCTCACACAAATCAAGGAACGAATCGCGGCCGGCGACACCTATCAAGTCAATTTCACTTTCAAACTCAAGTTTACCTGGCCGCAGGCGCCGGCCGCGCTGTATTGCCGCCTGCGCCACAACCAGCGCGTGAGTTATTCCGCTTTGGTGGCGTTGCGCGATCATGCTCTGCTCTCCTTTTCGCCGGAGCTGTTCTTTCGTCTTGCAGATGATCGCCTCACCCTCAAGCCGATGAAAGGCACGGCCCGCCGCGGCCGCACACTCGCCGAGGATGAGGAGCAGCGCCAGTGGCTGCAGCATTCCGAAAAGAACCGCGCCGAGAACTTGATGATTGTCGATTTGCTCCGTCATGATGCCGGCCGGCTGGCGCTCACCGGCAGCGTGGCGGTGCCGCATTTTTTTGAAATCGAGCGCTATGAAACCGTGCAGCAAGCCACTTCCAACATCAGTGCAGAATTGCGGCCGGGCGTCACGGTGCCCGAGTTGCTGCGCTGCCTGTTTCCCAGCGGCTCCATCACCGGTGCGCCGAAGCTGAGCACCATGCAAATCATTCACGCCCTGGAGCGGGAGCCGCGCGGCATCTACACCGGCAGCATCGGATTCTTTTCGCCCCGGCGCCGCGCCGTCTTCAACGTCGCGATTCGCACGGTGAGTCTGGATACGCGCAGCGGCGCAGGAGAAATGGGCATCGGCAGCGGCATCGTGTGGGATTCGGAAAGTGAGGCGGAGTACCGTGAGTGCCTGTTGAAGTCACGCTTTCTCAGCGAGCCGGGCACCGATTTTCAACTGATCGAAACGCTGCGCTGGGATCCGCAAGAGGGCTGGCTGCTGCTCGACGCGCATCTCAAGCGGCTGCAGGATTCGGCGGCGTATTTTGATTTCAGATGCGACGCCGGTGAAATCAGGCGCCGCCTGGCAGCGCAGCCTGCAATCTGCCGGCGCGAGGGCATCGCCTGCCGCGTCCGTTTGACGCTCGCGCGCGAAGGCGAAATCACCCTCACTCACGCCCCGCTGCCACCGCCGGTTGTGCCGGTTGCCGTGCGACTGGCCAGCGCCCGGACGAATTCGCTTGATCGTTTTCTGTTTCACAAGACGACCCAGCGTGAGCTGTATGATCGTGAACTGGAGCGGGCTGTGGCCGCCGGCTTTTTCGAGGTGATCTTTCAGAATGAGAAGGGAGAGGTAACGGAGGGCGCGCGCACGAATGTCCTCATCAAAAAAGGGGAGCGCTATTTCACGCCGCCGCTGGCGTGCGGCGTTCTGCCGGGCATCTACCGCGCGCATCTGCTGGCAACGCAAACGCTGCCGCTGAGCGAGAAGGTTCTGCCGGTCGATGAGCTGCGGGCTGCGGATGAGATTCTGCTCTGCAACTCGGTGCGCGGCGTGCTGCCCGCGAAGCTGGGCAGCCAGTGA
- the hisZ gene encoding ATP phosphoribosyltransferase regulatory subunit gives MKPHHLHQLPAGLKDYLFEEAQRRRDVEHAITAALRQQGYREIITPTFEHWEVFAAAGRNGWHDKIYRFLDREGNLVALRSDFTAQVARLVAHKHAALTLPLRLFYSGKVFRFEELHAGRSRECWQVGFELLGETGLQGDVEAVALAAQALRALQLGAFQINLGTIGYFNGIVLEARLTPEQLNEIKRLLSHKDADTLNEFLLQVAPPSAVRQALTGLMQWHGRRDILEQARAAAPNAQAGAAVDHLTEVYDRLEALGLSEHVVIDLSEVQGMGYYSGIMIKAYVPGLGYEVGSGGRYDHLLSQFGYDCPAVGFSFDVDRLVEAMTRPAG, from the coding sequence ATGAAGCCACATCACCTCCACCAACTGCCCGCCGGCCTCAAGGATTATCTCTTCGAAGAGGCGCAGCGCCGGCGCGATGTCGAACACGCGATCACGGCCGCCTTGCGCCAGCAGGGTTATCGCGAAATCATCACACCGACCTTCGAGCATTGGGAAGTCTTTGCCGCCGCCGGCAGGAACGGCTGGCACGACAAGATCTACCGCTTCCTCGACCGCGAAGGCAATCTGGTGGCGCTGCGCTCGGATTTCACCGCGCAGGTGGCGCGCCTGGTGGCGCACAAACACGCCGCACTCACCTTGCCCTTGCGCTTGTTCTATTCCGGCAAAGTATTTCGTTTTGAAGAACTGCATGCCGGCCGCAGCCGCGAATGCTGGCAGGTGGGATTCGAATTGCTGGGTGAAACCGGATTGCAAGGCGACGTTGAAGCGGTCGCACTGGCGGCGCAAGCCCTGCGCGCGCTGCAACTGGGCGCGTTTCAGATCAACCTCGGAACCATCGGCTATTTCAACGGCATTGTGCTGGAAGCGCGGCTCACGCCGGAGCAACTCAATGAAATCAAGCGCCTGCTCAGCCACAAAGATGCTGACACGCTGAACGAGTTTCTGCTGCAGGTTGCGCCACCCTCTGCGGTCCGGCAGGCGCTCACCGGCCTGATGCAATGGCACGGCCGCCGCGACATTCTGGAGCAGGCGCGGGCAGCAGCGCCCAATGCGCAGGCGGGTGCAGCGGTTGATCATTTGACCGAGGTTTATGATCGCCTGGAGGCTCTGGGCTTGTCAGAGCACGTGGTCATCGATCTCAGCGAAGTGCAGGGCATGGGCTACTACAGCGGTATCATGATCAAAGCCTATGTGCCCGGACTCGGCTATGAGGTCGGCTCCGGCGGCCGCTATGATCATCTACTCTCACAGTTCGGCTACGATTGCCCGGCGGTCGGCTTCTCGTTCGACGTCGATCGGCTGGTGGAGGCGATGACAAGACCAGCGGGGTGA
- the hisG gene encoding ATP phosphoribosyltransferase: protein MPDNTDITLALAKGKLFAPAVALLQRAGLVANAELFRSRRLRFDSDAHPAFHFLLVKNSDVPTYVEYGIADAGIAGLDVLLESSAEVDAPLNLKIGRCRIAVAGRPEDAGKGYILQSQLRVATKYPRLTREYFAGRGAQVEIIKLDGSVELAVQVGLADRIVDLVETGETLRQNGLLIHETIGESTARLIVNKASHKLKLAAITDLINRLRKAVHENSSR, encoded by the coding sequence ATGCCAGACAACACAGACATAACTCTCGCCCTCGCCAAAGGCAAGCTCTTCGCGCCGGCGGTGGCACTGCTGCAGCGTGCCGGCCTGGTCGCCAACGCGGAACTGTTTCGCTCGCGGCGCTTGCGTTTTGATTCCGACGCGCACCCGGCTTTTCACTTTCTGCTGGTGAAAAACAGCGATGTGCCGACTTATGTCGAGTATGGCATCGCCGATGCCGGCATTGCCGGGCTGGACGTGCTGCTGGAAAGCAGCGCGGAAGTGGATGCGCCGTTGAATCTCAAGATCGGGCGCTGCCGGATTGCGGTAGCGGGCCGGCCGGAAGACGCAGGCAAGGGCTACATTCTGCAATCGCAATTGCGCGTGGCGACCAAATATCCGCGCCTCACGCGCGAGTATTTTGCCGGCCGTGGTGCGCAGGTGGAGATCATCAAACTCGACGGCTCGGTGGAGCTGGCGGTGCAGGTGGGGCTAGCCGATCGCATCGTCGATCTCGTGGAAACCGGCGAGACGCTGCGGCAAAACGGCCTGCTCATCCACGAAACCATCGGCGAGAGCACGGCGCGCTTGATCGTCAACAAAGCGAGCCACAAGCTCAAACTGGCAGCGATCACCGATCTCATCAATCGTTTGCGAAAGGCGGTGCATGAGAATTCTTCACGCTGA